From Cervus elaphus chromosome 10, mCerEla1.1, whole genome shotgun sequence:
GAGGCAGAGGCAAGGAGAAAAGCGTGAGGAAGAGAGCTGCAGTGATTCCCGGCCATGAGACTGAGGCTGCCATCCTGATTTCCCTACTTACTAGCAGCGTGATTTTAGGCCACATACGAAACCTCCCCAAGGCCCAGCTTCCTAACGTGTAAATGAAGTTAATAACAGTACCTACTCCAAAGTGGCTGAGAATGAGACGTGTGAAGAGCTGTGCCTAACTCGGTTAGCGATCAGTAAACCGCCATTAATATTATTTAGAGGAATgtaccccaccccccccacccccagtatcTCTTACAGAAAGTCCCGGGAGGAGGCGCCTCCCAACCCCAGACCACCAACCGCAtacccaccaccccacccccactcccgccAGTGGTTACCATGACAACCGGAGACTCGTCTCCAGGCAGTCCCGTCAGCTTCCGGTAGAAGAGCTCGGCCACATCCCGGCCGCCGCTGTCTCCGCGGACTGACCGAGTGGAAGGAAAGCTAAGGATATGGCGACACTCGCTGGCACTGGGGCCCTAGTCCCACTCAGCCCTTCTCCCCCCGCCCCTCTGGCCAAGGATACAGTCCTTGTAGATGAGCGGGTCCcccttggaggacagaatgaagaaCTGGGAAATCATGGCCGTTCTGGAGAATAGACTAGGAGACAGAAAACGTTGGGCCTGCCCCGCCCTGCGGCCCTGGAACAAAAGGACGCGAGAAGGCTGGCCCTTTAAGAGCGATTCTCCTCCGACCGCGGGAAACCCGGCGCGTGCCCCGCCTTGCCCAGCTTTTCCCTCTAAACACCCGCGCCTCTTCCCCGTCACTCAGCCAAGGTTCGCCCGCTGATTGGCCGAGGCTGGGGCCCGCGGCAAGCGGGAGGGGCGAAGGGCATCCTCTCCGATTGGCCCTCACGCAGCGGCGCTGGTCACGTGGGGGGCGACGTTTCGCGCCAATTTCGGTTGGTCGGCCGCAGTCCGCCGCGCGGACGTTTTTTTGCTGACCGGGGAGTGAGAGCTCAGAGCCCGCCAATCGCTGCTGTACGGTCCTCGGCAGCAATGGCACTTAAGGACTACGTGCTCGAGAAAGGTGAGGGAATGCGAGTGTAGGAGGGGCGTTCTGCGCGGGAAGCTTGCTGGGCGACACCTGTTGGTGTGGGCTGGAGTCCTGGGGGACCGGGCTCTTGGCGCGCGAGGCCGGAGGCAGGGTAAGGAAGTGGTGGAGTGGAGGCGCACGGTTTCTGGGATGCGCACGGGCCGCCGAGGCCGGGGGAGAGCTGGTGATCGTGTCCAGGAAAGGAGTCGTGGAGGGGGGCGGTGCGGACACCCGAGCTGGAAGCTCCAGAGGGAAGGGTCGCGCTAGGGACAGAGCAGGCCCTCAGAGGCCTATCTAACCAGCAACCCCCAGTCCCGCTTTTCTCCGCGCGCGCTTAGGTACTCCCAGCGCCCCAAGACGCGCCGAAGCCCGGGGTGGGGCGGGCGGTCCCGGGCCGCTGCGCGCCGCGATTGGGCCGCGTTAGGTCCACCTCCTAGCGGAAGTGGAGGCGGGCGGAAGTTGCGCGACGCTGCTGGAGGGAGTGTCGTGTGTAAACAGTGTCCTTCCGCGCGGTGGCCTCGGAGAGGGCGACCGAGGGTGGGGGCGTGCCTGGAATTGGAGGGGTTTCTGCGGAGGCCGATGGATGaagtggtggggtggggcagggtggccCTCGACGAGCGGGCCAATCGCCGGACGGGCTCCCTCCTCGGGCGGAGGAATCCCGGGCTGTGAGGCGGCGGCATCTGGGCCCATGTGCTTCTTTGTTTACTAAGAGCGGAAGCAGTGGCgggagagggggtggggcggAGGACTGGCCTGGTGGCGGAGATCCCCGGGAGAGCAGCAATTTAAGGGACCGAAAGAAAGGGGGAATAAAGCACGTAGAAGGAAAGCTGAGAACCGTGAGACTTGAGTATGCTGCCGGGTGTGGGAGGCCCTCAGAAAAGGGTACTGAGATTTCTAATTAAGGCAGAGAGTGGAATTCCCCTGGGGGGGAGCGTATTGGGTAATACTCTAAACTGCCAGGGGCCACTTATTCTTCCTTAGGTAAAAACAGACTTGCGAAAAGGAGTTTTGCTCTGTTGGGGAGAATTACGTAGGCCTATTTGAATGTTCATTTAATTTGTTTAGAGATTTCACTTTAAATAGAAGTAAGTTTTTTAGATCTCTATCAGGGATTTGTAGTAAGGTATATGAAGAAAAGTCCATCTTTACGACTTTATTCTTTCCTTGCAGAAAAAGTGAAGAAGTTCCTACAAGAGTTTTACCAGGATGAAGAATCTGGCAAGAAGCAGTTCAAGTATGGGAACCAGTTGGTGAGTCTGAAGTTAGGTAGATGGAGTGGGGTGGTGACTTGAGCTCTAAGGCCTGGCTTATTTTAGCAGGTATGTTTTTCTGGGAGTGATGAGTTTAGCACCACACCTGATACTTGTGTATCACTGTGTGctgtgtctgtgctcagtctaattctttgcgaccccgtgactgtagcctaccaagctcctctgtccatggaattttccaggcaagaatactggagctggttgccatttccttccccagggaatcttcctgacccagggattaaacgcatgtctcttgtgtctcctgcactggcaggcgaatcctttgccactgtgccacctgggagaaAGCAATGTGAGACTCAACAGGACTCAGTTTCAGCTCCTTCAATCCCTGAAAAGACCTTAATTATTGCGAACGTAGTGATACACACCTTTCTCCCCTGTGGAGCCTGGATCCTGCGTGCTGAGCTTGTAGTGACCAATTTTTGCTTGTGAACACAGGTGAGATAAACTTGGCTCCACTGCTTTCTCTTCCTCACCCCAGGTTCGACTGGCTCATCGGGAGCAAGTGGCCATGTACATAGACCTAGATGACATTGCTGAGGATGACCCTGAGCTGGTGGACTCAATTTGTGAGAACACCAAGCGCTATGCCAGGCTCTTTGCTGATGCTGTTCAAGAGCTGCTGCCTCAATAcaaggagagggaggtgagaaaaatgcaggGCACACAACTTAGGTTTGTGTCGAAAAACTTCCTGGGTACTAATGCTGTCCAAGCTGACCCAAAGGGGTCAGTGGTTTCTACCTGGCACTCTTAACGTTCTCTCCTTTCACCATTCTGCCACTCaacttttcctgttttccttccttttcttttaggTAGTAAATAAAGATGTCCTGGATGTTTACATTGAGCACCGGCTAATGATGGAGCAGCGGAGCCGTGACCCGGGGGCAGCCCGAAGCCCTCAAAACCAGTACCCTCCTGAGCTCATGCGCAGATTGTGAGTGGCCACGGTGGGGACATGCGCAGGGTTCAGGTCCCCAGACTCTTGGTAATGACCACTTTCTCCCTTAGTGAGCTGTATTTTCAAGGCCCCAGCAGTAACAAGCCTCGTGTGATCCGGGAAGTACGGGCTGACTCTGTGGGGAAACTAGTAACAGTGCGTGGAATTGTCACTCGTGTCTCTGAAGTCAAACCAAGGATGGTGGTGGCCACTTACACTTGCGACCAGTGCGGGGCGGAAACCTACCAGCCGGTATGTATGAAGCAGAGAACGGGAACACTTAACTCTGTGAGAATGAATTTTGTCTACTGATGTTTATCTGATGTCTTTTCTGTTTACTGTAAAACACGCCTGTATGGTCACTTTTCGGTATGGAGTGGTCTTTCCATCCAGTCTGTTTTCTTTGTGTCTGTCAATGTCTATCTAGCATGGCTTAAGACATTCTCGAAAGTGCCATGGTCTCTGCTGAAGGAGAGGCGTGATTCCAGTGACTGAGGGGCTCCTTTCCTTATGACTTCTTTGGTGCTTCCTTTTTCACTCTAGATCCAATCTCCTACTTTCATGCCTCTGATCATGTGCCCGAGTCAGGAGTGCCAGACCAACCGCTCAGGAGGCCGACTGTACCTCCAGACTCGTGGCTCCAAATTCATCAAATTCCAGGAGATGAAGATGCAGGAACATGTGAGTTTGGGGTATGAGGGCCAGGGCCCAGGGAAGTTGGAGGTGGGGAGTTCACTCAACTTCAGTAGTCACTCGTGAAATAGAGGGAAGAAAGTAGAACAGAGAGGAGCTGAGGCAGAGAAGTTGCAGAGAGTAGGAGGCAGGCTTCTCTGGAACTTTCTGACTGAGCTGGGATATGGTAAAGGAGAGCTCAGGTTCCCTCTGTCGGTTTATATGGGGCCAAGTAGGCCAGGGAGTGGCAGAGTGGTGTGCGCGGGAGGGGAGGTTGTTAGCCCTCCGGCCTCAAGCGCCCTTCTCCCCCAGAGCGACCAAGTGCCAGTGGGAAACATCCCTCGCAGCATCACGGTGCTGGTAGAAGGAGAGAACACAAGGATCGCCCAGCCTGGGGACCATGTCAGCGTTACCGGCATCTTCCTGCCGATCCTGCGCGCTGGGTTCCGACAGATGGTCCAGGTGAGAAAGGGAGTTTAAGAGGAGGAGCAAGTGGTGATCCCTTCTTCCTCATCCCTCCCTTTTATGGGCCCTGCAGAAAAGTGTCAATAGCAGAACAGAACCAGAGGGTTTGTCAGGAACTCCAGAGGGAATCGTGTGGGTGGGCAGGTAGAGAACTTCATTCACGCCCTGGTGGTTTCCTGCCCAAGGGTTTACTCTCAGAAACTTACCTGGAAGCCCATCGGattgtgaaaatgagtaagaGTGAGGAGGATGAGTCTGCGGCCGGAGAGCTGAGCAGGGAGGAGCTGAGGCAAATCGCAGGTGAGGGGTCGGCGGGAAGATAAATGTGAGTTTATCCCAAGCACTTCTTTCCCCTGGAAAATACTCTTGAGTCTTTGCTTTCCCACAGAGGAGGATTTCTATGAAAAGTTGGCGGCCTCCATCGCCCCAGAGATATACGGGCACGAAGATGTGAAGAAGGCATTGCTGCTCCTGCTGGTGGGAGGGGTGGACCAGTCTCCTCGAGGCATGAAAATCAGGGGTGAGTGGAGGCATCGGGGAAGAAAGGATGCTGGATCAGGGTCCCATCGGTCACAGAATAAAAGCCGGCATCTTGATTTCATGGGCACAGGGTGGGATTAGACACAGGGCAGGCAGACCTCAATAGTCCTTTTCTCTGTGTGCAGACAACTTGCATCGAAGGAACAGTCACTCAGgggcttccttcccttcctccaggcAACATCAACATCTGCCTGATGGGGGACCCTGGTGTGGCCAAGTCTCAGCTCCTGTCTTACATTGACCGCCTGGCTCCCCGCAGTGAGTATCAGATCCTGGGAGAGGCAACCTGAGGACAGGGAGGACCGCCAGGCGTCCGTTGTGGGAGGGTCAGGGACTGAAGATGGGTGTTGATGTTGTCACCCCCAGACCTGCCACAGCCTCAGGATGGCCCGGCTTAGGTCCGTAGAGCAGTTCAGCACAGGCCTCGCCTCACCGGCCCCGTTCCCTCTGCCCTGCTGTGGCTCCCTCGTTCTCCCTCTTCCTAAACACGCCTGTGCGTGTCTACCTTCCTGAACCTTCTATGCAGGCCAGTACACTACAGGCCGTGGCTCCTCCGGGGTGGGCCTCACGGCAGCTGTGCTAAGAGACTCTGTGAGTGGCGAGCTGACCTTGGAGGGCGGGGCCCTGGTGCTAGCCGACCAGGGAGTGTGCTGCATTGACGAGTTTGACAAGATGGCAGAGGCCGACCGCACGGCCATCCATGAGGTCATGGAGCAGCAGACCATCTCCATCGCCAAGGCGGGCATTCTCACGACGCTCAATGCCCGCTGCTCCATCCTGGCTGCCGCCAACCCTGCCTACGGCCGCTACAACCCTCGCCGCAGCCTGGAGCAAAATATACAGCTTCCTGCAGCATTGCTTTCCCGATTTGACCTCCTCTGGCTGATCCAGGACCGGCCCGACCGAGACAATGACCTGAGGTGACTGCAGCTCTGCACGCGGGGAGACACCCCCTGTAGCCCTCTCTGTGCGGGGAGGAGAGACTGGGAAACCCCTCACTGTCTCCTTAGGGAAACGCCAGAACCTTCCCCTTAAACGCAGGGCTCGCTCCACAGTTCTCAGAAGGGGTCAGGGCTGAAGTGCCGATGATCCTTGATGACCCGGCTGTGGGGTGGAGCGCTGAGGGGGCACGAGATCCAGCGCTCCTGTTGCctacctcccccctcccccccaggtTGGCCCAGCACATCACCTACGTGCACCAGCACAGCCGGCAGCCCCCCGCCCAGTTTGAGCCTTTGGACATGAAACTGATGAGGTAGGACAGCCAGACAGGGCTGTACACTCCCCTGGGCGCCACGGGAGGCAGTGTCCTGGCCTCTGTGCTTCTCTTAAAAAGCTTTcatccctcccccctcctctggTGTCCTGGGTCTGGGAACAGGGAGTCTTGGTTTCCCTGGGCAGGCCGTAGGAAACCACAGCGGAGAAACCTGCCTTCACACACCTCCACCTGCCTGTCTGAGGGTTATTAACAGGTGCAGATTTTGGCAAAGCTGGCTTCTGCTGCATGGGTATCTGACagcattgccttctctgaggctGTCCAAGGACTCCTAGGGATTCCTACTGCTGTTTTTCCCTTTTAGCTGTTCTCATGAACTAACAAAACCCATCTCTTACAGACAGGTGGATTTGTCTCAATTGTGCAAAGGccgtttttcttttaagaaaaaagttgGGGATAACTTGAAATGCTGCATTTGGAGAAATCCAGCAGTAATACTTAAGCTTAATCATCCACCAATTGTTGTTTCCTACTTTAAAAAGTGTCCTCCCTTCCAGTTTTTTTACTCCAGTTTTCCAACTCAATGCAGAATAAACACACTCTCCACCTCTCCTGCCTTCCCACAGGCGGTACATAGCTATGTGCCGGGAGAAGCAGCCCGCGGTGCCAGAGTCTCTGGCCGACTACATCACGGCGGCGTATGTGGAGATGAGGCGAGAGGCTTGGGCCAGTAAGGACGCCACCTACACTTCGGCCCGGACTCTGCTGGCTATCCTGCGCCTGTCCACCGCTCTGGTGAGTGCCAGTCTGTGTGCTGGAGGATCGTCCGTTTGGGCTCTGCTGGGGCCTGCCCTCCTGTCTTTGCGCTGCCGCCTGCCTCCTGCTCAGGCCCTGCCGGGGCTAAAGTGCTGACAGTGCAGATAGTGGTCCTCGTGTGCTACCGCACTGTGGGTACTTGCTGCTCCGGCAGGGCACGCCCAGCGTCCCAGGAGAGAGGCTGCTCCCTGTTTCTCAGATCTTGCTGAGGGGCGGGTGGGTTAACCTCGCTCCGGTGTCGGGAACTTTCATTTCTACCGTCATGCCTTGGACAATCGTCCTGGGGGCTCCAAAGTGCTGTTCGTGCAGGTAGTGTGATCACCTGACCTACTGCTGAGCCAGCACTTCCCGAGCCCCAGGGACACTACCCCTCTGCCAGTCACCTTCTCGGCTGAGCGCCCCAAGCTCCATCTGTCATGGTGGGGAGCCCAGTGGATTCAGAAGGGTCTGGTCTCCCTCACAGGACAGCTGAACGCCGGGACTGGCCAGTGTTGAGAGGCGGAGACTTGGGCAATTGCTGGACGCTGCCCCGGGCATTGCACTTGTCTCGGTCTGACAGTGCCGGCCCCACGCTGCGGATGCCTGGTGGGCGGGGAGGGGCCGCTACTCCTTTGTGAGTAGGAACGCTGAGGTGCCCAGCCTTAAAGCTGGAGCAGGGTGGGGGCCTCCCTGACTTGGTTCCATCCCCCTCCTCCTGTGCCCATCTCTCCCTACCTTCCCCTTAGGCACGTCTGCGAATGGTGGACACTGTGGAGAAGGAAGATGTGAATGAAGCCATACGGCTGATGGAGATGTCCAAGGACTCACTGCTGGGTGACAAGGGGCAGACAGCTAGGTGAGTAGCTTAGCAGAGGGTGGCAGGAGGCACCTTGACCCTCTTTAGCAGGAAACCTATCCTGCGGCTTCTGCACCCCTGGGTCTGCGGTGCTGGCCTCAAAGTTCTAACCCTGACCACACACCACACTCGTCCAtccaggacccagagaccagCAGATGTGATATTTGCCACGGTCCGTGAGTTGGTCTCAGAGGGCCAGAGTGTCCGGTTTTCCGAGGCAGAGCAGCGCTGCATCTCTCGTGGCTTCACACCTGCTCAGTTCCAGGCGGCCCTGGATGAGTATGAGGAGCTCAACGTCTGGCAGGTCAACACTGCCCGGACACGGATCACTTTTGTGTGAGTCCAGTCACTTGGACACTGGATCTGCTCTGCATATTGTCCTGCCCGGCTTCCTTTGATGGTCTGACAATGCTCTTGAGGGGAAATGAAGGTCCCCTTTTTTGCCCAAGCTGCACTTGTTTTACTCATTCTTTTTCCTAATAAAGTGTGTGTCCATTTGCTGCTTCTGTTCAAACAGGATTTTGAGTTTTCTGGATTCTAGTCTTTTCCCTTTATGCTTACCTTAGTCCAGCCATTCAATAAATCGGAGGGGACTTCCTGCTCTGCCTGCCAAGGCGCCAACACAGGACCACAGTGGGCTCTCCCACCCCCCTCCAGTTGTCAGTCTAACGTATAGACAGTACTTCTGCCCCCTGGGCAGGTTTCTCATCTTCATGAGCGCTGGCTGCTGCAGTAACACAAACGCCTCCCCCTCAGCCACCCACAGTGCCCACAGGAGAGAACAGAGCCACTAGAAGGGGTGCTGAGGGGCTGCTCCCCTTTTATTAGTGACAGGTTCCTCTCAAGGGAGTGTAGCACCCCTTCCCTTGACAGCTGTCTGACCCCTGTACGTCAGCCCTTCAAGTACCCTCTTGTCAGAAAAAGAGCCCCCGCATCCGCCTGCCGATGCCTTGCCGGTCATAGAGAACATTGAACTTGTTCACGAACTGGTTCATGGTGTTGCAGGTCTTGGTGATGGTGCCAAGGTAGGCCATGAGCCCCACGTCATTGCATTGCTGTGAGGGAACAGAAAAAAGCAGTTCCCCGGCAGCTCTGGGTCTCCCACCATGTGCCCAGACACAGAAGCCCGTCGTGTCCTACAGGCACAGGGCAGCGTGagccccacctccccatcctGGGCTTTGCACTCACATCGTAAAAGTCTGTCTTGAACTTGTCTGTGCTGAGCACCGGGAGGCAGTGACACAGAGCATAGGCTTCCCGTAGGATCTCATGGTTAAAGGGGACCTCTCCTGAAGGCACAAGAAGCTGCATTAATGTGGAAGCTGTCACTCCCCCGGAGGGAGAGGAAAGCACCTCAGGACCCAGGGAGACCCCCGTCCTACCTGCCTCGGAGGCCTTGACGTACTCCAAGATGAGCTTGACGCGGCTGTGCAGCATCTTGATGGCGCTGTGCTGGGCGATCAGGTGCTCGGCCACTGGGGGGTCAGGCCGAGAGTGAGAAGGGGCGGCCACACCGTCCCCCCACTTCTAAGGAAGCCCCCGCAGCCACCCTTACCAGTGGAGTTCTCTCCACTGCCTGTTGCGGTCATTCGGGCCACGTGGTCCACACCAATGCGTTCCGCTTCCTCTGTGGCCAGAGTGTAGGTCAGCTCAGCAAAGAGCATGGTGGCCTGTGGGGCACACAGGGTCAAAAGCAGGAAACCCATGGGCGGGCGGCAGGGGCTGAAGGGCTGGGCATTACCTACCTCTCCATTGATTATATCTATGACTGACTCAAAAACGCTGACAGGAAGCTGCGAAGAAGAGACGAGAGAACAACTCTTTAAACGTCAGACACCTGAACCTATTTAAGCACAAAAACTGGACTTGGCCCTTTCACATTCCATTTCCTCAGCTAATCTTCCCAAGGACCTACTGAAGCGaaactcatttccatttttaCATGTGCGGAAAATGCAGTTTAAAGGTTAAGTGACTAAAATCTCACAGATGGTAAACTGCAAAAAGGAGAGTCAACAGAGATGTCTTACAGTAAAAGCAGGGGCATAGCAACAGGCAGGACAAAGTGGGCACCAGGTCACTATACTCACATCTGTGTGCTTGGTCATAGGGTTCAACTTAAGAAACAGAGGGCTCTCAATTATCTCGCACACCTGGAAGAAGGGAGGATGCACACGCGTGTCAGGGTCCATCTCATTCTCTCATCCCCGCCCCAGTATGTACCTGTGTGAACGTGTATACCTGCTTATGGACGTGGATGTCGGAAGGGTCAGGCGGCCCCCCTGTGGTATACCAACCCAGAAACTCCAGCTCCTTGAATACCTGTTTAACTGGAGAGAAAGGGGCCAGGACACACAGTATATCTCTAAATCATCCTTCCTTAATTTGAAACTCCTGGTGTGTTTTTACCAGCTTCTCCCCTTCCCATCCTGGCTCCACATGGAACAACtgatctcttcttttctcactccTTGTTTTCTTTGAAGGGAATAACCCGTATGTGTTCCTTTTGTAAAGTCTCTTCAGCTACTCTCCATTATTCCTCTGATCTGGTCccatttctctgtttatttttttttccccaaccctCTCCATCTTCCCCATTCTTTTATTCCCCACTCCCACTTTTCTCCCCCACGTCTCTTCCCCTCTCACACTGCTCCTCCTTGGTGTAATAATATTCCTTGTCAATGATAATCTTCTCTTCCACGGTGTGGGACAGCAGTTCAAAGGAGTTCATCACCTCAATATTTCGGCCCTCCTGCTTCCCAATCAGAGCCCCAATcactggaggagaaaaggacacatGAGAGGTGAGGGTAGGGAAtcctcaaggacttccctggtggctcagaatctgcctgcaatgcaggagacctgggttcaatccctgggtaaggaagattctcctggagaagggaatggcaacccactccagcattcttgcctggagaattccaaggacagaggagcctggcagggtacagtccatggagtcacaaggagtcggacaagactgagcgactaacacttaaagGAATCCTCAAACTTCTCTAATAATAGCCTGAGGGTCTGAGGTCATGTGAACCAAGTACTACAGAAATGATTTGCGGAGGAGGAATTGGCTTCagcaaaggaaggagaaaggaccACTATTTGGGGGGAGGAGGCTGGAGAATGACGCTGAACACTCACCCTGCATAGGCCGCCCCTCCTGCGAGCGCATGCGAATCCAATGGTCTGAGATGTTGAGAATGACGAGGGGATGAAGAGCGACTGAAACGCTGCCAGTCACTCCGGAGGCCATCACGCTGGGGACGACTAAGGAGGGGTAAGACGCGGTGAGAGTCCAGGCCCCACGTTCCTCCCGGCAGCCGGGAAAGGGAGACGGCAGAGTCGGGCCATCCATCCCTCCCGCAAGTTAACCCAGGGAGCTCGCTGCCGACTCGCCATCCCCGACTGCTCCCGGGACTCTAGGAAGGCCTCGACGGGCCCGCCAGGAAGTCTCCAGAAGCCGCCCCCGCACGGCCCGTTACCTGCAGCATCCACCTCCATCCCGCTGCTCCCTCCGGTCCCGTTCGCCGCTGCCGCCGTCGCCGCCATTTCCCCCGCGCCCGCCAGCgtcggccccgccccctccctgccGGCTTCCGTAGGCAGCGGCGCATGCGCATTGTCGCCGAGGCGCGTGCCTGCTGGGATCCTGGGCCACGCCGGGCGGTTCCTACTTGGCCTTTCGGGGACGGCTCGGGCGGGCCCGGAGCAGGGAGATCCGACAGCTGTTTGGTACCCCCTTTTCGCCTGCAACTGACCGTGAACAAATTACCTAACCCCACCCTGATCGTCCTCTTCAGTAAAACTGGGATAACGCCGCCTAGTTCCTAAGGCAGAATGAATGAAACGTCATTTTGCTGCGCTCGGAATAAAACCCAAATCCCTAATCACGGCCTGCAGGGCCCTGCAAGATTCGGACCCTGCCGATCAGCTGGCCATGGCCTCTACTTTGCTGCCCCTTGGTTCCCGTGCTTTAGCCACACTGGCCCTCATGTCTGTTCCCTTCACACGCCTCACTCACGCCCACCTAAGGGCCCTCTGTCGCCTTCATCACTGTAACACAGGTGACCAAATCCATACGTGACACAGGGGCACCTAAGTGATATTTGAGTGAATACTTTGCAATGGAGCCTGGTCTTGAGTGACTCTGTCTACACGGCTtatctttcctctttctgttAACACCCCCAGCGTTTTCTAACCCCCCGCAACTTCCCTCTACCTTCCATCTCCATCAGTTTTGCCAAACTTAACTTTGGCAAACCTGGCCAACTccagccctctccccacccctgcacccAAGCAACTTGGGTACACTGCCTTTACCCCATCTCCCATCTCATTGCCTCTACAACCTAGC
This genomic window contains:
- the MCM7 gene encoding DNA replication licensing factor MCM7 isoform X1, which codes for MALKDYVLEKEKVKKFLQEFYQDEESGKKQFKYGNQLVRLAHREQVAMYIDLDDIAEDDPELVDSICENTKRYARLFADAVQELLPQYKEREVVNKDVLDVYIEHRLMMEQRSRDPGAARSPQNQYPPELMRRFELYFQGPSSNKPRVIREVRADSVGKLVTVRGIVTRVSEVKPRMVVATYTCDQCGAETYQPIQSPTFMPLIMCPSQECQTNRSGGRLYLQTRGSKFIKFQEMKMQEHSDQVPVGNIPRSITVLVEGENTRIAQPGDHVSVTGIFLPILRAGFRQMVQGLLSETYLEAHRIVKMSKSEEDESAAGELSREELRQIAEEDFYEKLAASIAPEIYGHEDVKKALLLLLVGGVDQSPRGMKIRGNINICLMGDPGVAKSQLLSYIDRLAPRSQYTTGRGSSGVGLTAAVLRDSVSGELTLEGGALVLADQGVCCIDEFDKMAEADRTAIHEVMEQQTISIAKAGILTTLNARCSILAAANPAYGRYNPRRSLEQNIQLPAALLSRFDLLWLIQDRPDRDNDLRLAQHITYVHQHSRQPPAQFEPLDMKLMRRYIAMCREKQPAVPESLADYITAAYVEMRREAWASKDATYTSARTLLAILRLSTALARLRMVDTVEKEDVNEAIRLMEMSKDSLLGDKGQTARTQRPADVIFATVRELVSEGQSVRFSEAEQRCISRGFTPAQFQAALDEYEELNVWQVNTARTRITFV
- the COPS6 gene encoding COP9 signalosome complex subunit 6; its protein translation is MAATAAAANGTGGSSGMEVDAAVVPSVMASGVTGSVSVALHPLVILNISDHWIRMRSQEGRPMQVIGALIGKQEGRNIEVMNSFELLSHTVEEKIIIDKEYYYTKEEQFKQVFKELEFLGWYTTGGPPDPSDIHVHKQVCEIIESPLFLKLNPMTKHTDLPVSVFESVIDIINGEATMLFAELTYTLATEEAERIGVDHVARMTATGSGENSTVAEHLIAQHSAIKMLHSRVKLILEYVKASEAGEVPFNHEILREAYALCHCLPVLSTDKFKTDFYDQCNDVGLMAYLGTITKTCNTMNQFVNKFNVLYDRQGIGRRMRGLFF
- the MCM7 gene encoding DNA replication licensing factor MCM7 isoform X2 translates to MYIDLDDIAEDDPELVDSICENTKRYARLFADAVQELLPQYKEREVVNKDVLDVYIEHRLMMEQRSRDPGAARSPQNQYPPELMRRFELYFQGPSSNKPRVIREVRADSVGKLVTVRGIVTRVSEVKPRMVVATYTCDQCGAETYQPIQSPTFMPLIMCPSQECQTNRSGGRLYLQTRGSKFIKFQEMKMQEHSDQVPVGNIPRSITVLVEGENTRIAQPGDHVSVTGIFLPILRAGFRQMVQGLLSETYLEAHRIVKMSKSEEDESAAGELSREELRQIAEEDFYEKLAASIAPEIYGHEDVKKALLLLLVGGVDQSPRGMKIRGNINICLMGDPGVAKSQLLSYIDRLAPRSQYTTGRGSSGVGLTAAVLRDSVSGELTLEGGALVLADQGVCCIDEFDKMAEADRTAIHEVMEQQTISIAKAGILTTLNARCSILAAANPAYGRYNPRRSLEQNIQLPAALLSRFDLLWLIQDRPDRDNDLRLAQHITYVHQHSRQPPAQFEPLDMKLMRRYIAMCREKQPAVPESLADYITAAYVEMRREAWASKDATYTSARTLLAILRLSTALARLRMVDTVEKEDVNEAIRLMEMSKDSLLGDKGQTARTQRPADVIFATVRELVSEGQSVRFSEAEQRCISRGFTPAQFQAALDEYEELNVWQVNTARTRITFV